In Deltaproteobacteria bacterium, the following are encoded in one genomic region:
- a CDS encoding serine/threonine protein kinase, translating to MVRPFGDYTLLRRLGQGGMAEVFLARADRASTGPKIVVLKRVLPHVSRNRLLVELFLNEARIASRLASPHIARVYDTGRVAGWDYLTMEFVLGVDLARVCARCRPSAAARLGPGAVVRLLADVCAGLEVAHAAVDDDGSPLGIVHGDVHPHNVMIDFHGVAKLIDFGVAQSTYAAPDAAPRGTYAYMAPEQLLGASFDRRADVFAVAAIAWELFAGRPLFRRSANYLTVRAVVEDAPPPLPSNLGDAAPALDGVLARALAKSADDRIASCGDLATELQGVAARFGWDTSPHALAAPFGELFAAERTALRDAVTRSGKASFEDWLFDLAPEVDVSWLLPG from the coding sequence ATGGTGCGACCGTTCGGGGACTACACGCTGCTGCGCCGACTCGGCCAGGGCGGCATGGCCGAGGTGTTCCTGGCGCGGGCGGACCGCGCGTCCACCGGCCCGAAAATCGTCGTCCTCAAGCGGGTTTTGCCGCATGTGAGCCGCAACCGGCTGCTCGTCGAGCTATTCCTGAACGAGGCTCGAATCGCGTCGCGGCTGGCGTCGCCACACATCGCCCGGGTCTACGACACGGGCCGCGTCGCCGGCTGGGACTACCTGACGATGGAGTTCGTGCTCGGCGTCGACCTCGCACGGGTGTGTGCGCGCTGCCGGCCGAGCGCCGCCGCCCGGCTCGGCCCCGGCGCCGTGGTCCGGTTGCTGGCCGACGTGTGCGCGGGGCTCGAGGTCGCGCATGCGGCGGTCGACGATGACGGCTCGCCGCTCGGGATCGTGCACGGCGACGTCCATCCGCACAACGTGATGATCGATTTCCACGGCGTCGCCAAGCTGATCGACTTTGGCGTCGCGCAATCGACCTACGCGGCCCCGGACGCCGCACCGCGCGGTACGTATGCGTACATGGCGCCGGAGCAGCTGCTCGGCGCATCGTTCGATCGCCGCGCGGACGTGTTCGCGGTCGCGGCGATCGCGTGGGAACTGTTTGCCGGCCGACCGCTGTTTCGCCGCAGCGCCAACTATCTGACCGTGCGCGCCGTCGTGGAGGACGCGCCGCCGCCATTGCCGTCGAACCTCGGCGATGCCGCGCCGGCGCTCGACGGCGTGCTGGCGCGCGCGCTGGCCAAGTCGGCCGACGATCGAATCGCGTCGTGCGGCGACCTCGCAACCGAGTTGCAGGGCGTCGCCGCGCGGTTCGGCTGGGACACGTCGCCGCATGCGCTCGCCGCACCGTTTGGCGAGCTGTTCGCGGCCGAGCGAACGGCGCTGCGCGATGCGGTCACCCGCAGCGGCAAGGCGTCGTTCGAGGACTGGCTGTTCGACCTCGCCCCGGAGGTCGATGTGTCCTGGTTGCTGCCCGGCTGA
- a CDS encoding acyl-CoA dehydrogenase: protein MAFALTEEQQALVATAREFTKKEIIPVASELDEKSEFPRKILEKAWETGLMNVEIPEAYGGLGLGCFDNCLLQEEIAYGCAGVNTSLTANLLGAMPLLIAGTEEQKKKWLTRLTEAPVFAAYCCSEPDAGSDVAGISTRVERKGDEYVINGQKRWITNGGVASFYTVLATFDRSKRHKGIAMFVVDAQTPGVKTGRKEDKMGQRCSNTTDVLFEDVVVPKDALIGREDQGFKIAMMTFDRSRPWIAAGAAGLIRRALEESRNYALERKTFGVPIAQHQAIQFMLADMAVSYEATRLLCHKAAWMVDQGKLDSIVSSYAKLFGADAAMKAATDAVQIFGGYGYTKEYPVEKLMRDAKLLQIYEGTSQIQRIVIARNVLKSA, encoded by the coding sequence ATGGCCTTTGCACTCACCGAGGAACAGCAGGCGCTCGTCGCGACCGCGCGCGAGTTTACGAAAAAAGAGATCATCCCGGTCGCCAGTGAACTCGACGAGAAGTCCGAGTTCCCGCGCAAGATTCTCGAGAAGGCGTGGGAGACGGGGTTGATGAACGTCGAGATCCCAGAGGCGTACGGCGGGCTCGGGCTCGGTTGTTTCGACAACTGCCTGTTGCAAGAGGAGATCGCGTACGGGTGCGCGGGCGTCAACACGTCGCTCACGGCGAACTTGCTCGGCGCGATGCCGCTGTTGATCGCCGGTACGGAAGAGCAGAAGAAGAAGTGGCTGACGCGCCTGACGGAAGCGCCGGTGTTCGCTGCGTACTGCTGCTCCGAGCCGGATGCCGGATCCGATGTCGCGGGGATCTCCACGCGCGTCGAGCGCAAGGGGGACGAGTACGTGATCAACGGCCAGAAGCGCTGGATCACGAACGGCGGCGTCGCGAGCTTCTACACGGTGTTGGCCACCTTCGATCGCAGCAAACGCCACAAGGGCATCGCGATGTTCGTCGTCGATGCGCAGACCCCCGGCGTCAAGACCGGCCGCAAAGAGGACAAGATGGGCCAGCGCTGTTCGAACACGACCGACGTGCTGTTCGAGGACGTGGTCGTGCCCAAGGACGCGCTGATCGGTCGCGAAGACCAGGGGTTCAAAATCGCGATGATGACCTTCGATCGGTCGCGGCCGTGGATCGCCGCGGGCGCGGCGGGGCTGATCCGCCGGGCACTCGAGGAGTCGCGCAACTACGCGCTCGAGCGCAAGACGTTCGGCGTGCCGATCGCACAGCACCAGGCGATCCAGTTCATGCTCGCCGACATGGCCGTGTCGTACGAGGCGACGCGGCTTTTGTGCCACAAGGCGGCGTGGATGGTCGACCAGGGCAAACTTGACAGCATCGTGTCGTCGTACGCGAAGCTGTTCGGCGCCGACGCCGCGATGAAGGCGGCGACCGACGCCGTCCAGATTTTCGGCGGCTATGGCTACACGAAGGAGTACCCGGTCGAGAAACTGATGCGCGACGCAAAGCTGCTGCAGATCTACGAGGGCACGTCCCAGATTCAGCGCATCGTCATCGCCCGCAACGTGCTGAAGTCTGCATAG